The following coding sequences lie in one Desulfobacteraceae bacterium genomic window:
- the pth gene encoding aminoacyl-tRNA hydrolase has protein sequence MVLLTAPAPQEGRNPHHLVVGLGNPGPAYVGTRHNAGFRVLDQLAEAFAIPLLQTRSEAVFGAGCIQGVPVVLAKPMAFMNLSGPPVKALIDFLGISSEQTVVIHDDLDLALGRLKIKEKGGHGGHKGVRSLMDAVGGGGFTRVRIGIGRSRLPGGLRPDTVAYVLGRFSEQEEAVLEPVLVRACEAVVTILCHGTREGMNRFNGKRV, from the coding sequence ATGGTTTTGTTGACGGCCCCGGCGCCCCAAGAGGGCCGCAACCCGCACCACCTGGTGGTCGGGCTCGGCAATCCGGGCCCAGCTTATGTCGGCACCCGCCACAATGCGGGCTTCCGGGTTCTGGATCAGTTGGCCGAAGCCTTTGCGATCCCGCTGCTGCAAACGAGATCGGAGGCGGTCTTTGGAGCGGGCTGCATCCAGGGGGTTCCCGTGGTTCTGGCCAAACCCATGGCCTTCATGAACCTCAGCGGGCCGCCGGTAAAAGCGCTGATTGATTTTCTGGGAATATCGAGCGAGCAGACCGTCGTCATCCACGACGATCTCGACCTCGCTTTGGGACGATTAAAAATCAAAGAGAAAGGAGGGCACGGGGGACACAAGGGAGTCAGGTCGTTGATGGATGCCGTTGGCGGCGGGGGTTTCACCCGGGTGCGCATCGGCATCGGACGAAGCCGCCTTCCAGGTGGGTTGCGGCCGGATACGGTGGCCTATGTGCTGGGACGCTTCTCCGAGCAGGAGGAGGCGGTCCTGGAGCCTGTTCTGGTGCGCGCCTGCGAAGCCGTTGTGACCATCCTCTGCCATGGAACGAGGGAGGGCATGAACCGGTTCAATGGAAAGCGGGTTTGA
- a CDS encoding 50S ribosomal protein L25/general stress protein Ctc — protein MEIFDLKASLRTRTGNGPAHALRGQGRVPAVLYGPKTQPVNLSVDTKELETVLKKGAAGQLLLNLIVENGETFNRPAMIKEVQRRPLSRDFLHVDFYEIDMHRKIVVPIPVATTGKCKGVEAGGMLQIIRRELEVLCLPTQIPAAIEIDITDLGIGESIHVEEIPLPGDFEVPHDVNFTVVTVLSPKAAEGPEVVEGEEEEEEAEAAAGEAAAEAEA, from the coding sequence TTGGAAATATTCGATCTTAAAGCCAGCCTCAGGACCCGCACGGGAAACGGACCGGCCCACGCGCTGCGCGGGCAAGGCCGGGTTCCGGCCGTTCTCTACGGTCCGAAAACCCAGCCGGTCAATTTGTCGGTTGACACCAAGGAGTTGGAAACCGTTCTAAAAAAAGGGGCCGCCGGCCAGCTTCTGCTGAATCTGATTGTCGAAAACGGCGAAACCTTCAATCGCCCCGCCATGATCAAGGAGGTTCAGCGCAGACCGCTGTCCCGTGATTTTCTGCACGTCGATTTCTATGAAATCGACATGCACCGCAAGATCGTCGTGCCGATCCCCGTGGCCACCACCGGCAAATGCAAGGGAGTCGAGGCCGGCGGCATGCTCCAGATCATTAGGCGCGAGTTGGAGGTGCTATGTCTGCCCACCCAGATCCCGGCCGCGATCGAAATCGATATCACCGACCTGGGTATTGGCGAGTCCATTCACGTGGAGGAAATTCCGCTCCCCGGTGACTTTGAAGTGCCCCACGATGTCAACTTCACCGTCGTTACCGTGCTCAGCCCCAAGGCGGCCGAAGGCCCCGAGGTGGTGGAGGGCGAGGAGGAGGAGGAGGAGGCTGAAGCGGCGGCCGGCGAGGCGGCGGCCGAGGCCGAGGCGTGA
- a CDS encoding ribose-phosphate pyrophosphokinase — protein MNEFAIFSGNSNPGLTRKITEYLGKPPCSGKVKTFSDGEIQIEIHENIRAKDVFIIQSTCSPVNDNLVELLLMIDAVKRASARRITAVIPYFGYARQDKKVAPRVPISAKLVADMLTVAGANRVITMDLHAGQIQGFFSIPVDNLFAAKVLITYIRETFAGELVIVSPDAGGVERARAFAKRLSAGLAIVDKRRDAPNQAKAMAVIGDVKGKVTIILDDMVDTAGTLTEAASALIDHGAREVHACCSHPVLSGPAVARIRNSGLKQLVVTDTIPLTAEAEAAGKFKVLTIAELVGEAIIRSHRGDSVTSLFV, from the coding sequence ATGAACGAATTTGCAATTTTTTCGGGAAACTCCAACCCCGGTTTGACCCGAAAAATAACCGAATATCTTGGCAAACCCCCCTGCAGCGGTAAAGTCAAAACCTTCAGTGACGGTGAAATTCAGATCGAAATTCACGAAAATATTCGTGCCAAAGACGTTTTCATCATCCAGTCCACCTGTTCACCGGTCAACGACAATCTGGTTGAGCTGCTGCTGATGATCGACGCGGTCAAGCGCGCCTCGGCGCGGCGCATCACCGCCGTGATTCCCTACTTCGGCTATGCGCGGCAGGACAAGAAAGTCGCCCCCCGGGTTCCCATCAGTGCCAAACTGGTCGCCGACATGCTGACCGTCGCGGGCGCCAACCGGGTGATCACCATGGATCTGCACGCCGGTCAGATCCAGGGGTTCTTCTCCATTCCGGTGGACAACCTCTTCGCCGCCAAGGTCCTGATCACATACATTCGCGAAACCTTCGCCGGCGAGCTGGTGATCGTCTCGCCGGATGCCGGCGGGGTGGAGCGCGCCAGGGCCTTTGCCAAACGCCTCAGCGCGGGTCTGGCGATCGTCGACAAACGCCGCGATGCGCCCAACCAGGCCAAGGCCATGGCGGTCATCGGTGATGTGAAAGGCAAGGTCACCATCATCCTGGACGACATGGTCGACACGGCCGGCACGCTTACCGAGGCCGCCAGCGCCCTGATCGACCACGGGGCCCGGGAGGTGCACGCCTGCTGCTCCCACCCCGTTCTTTCGGGTCCGGCCGTCGCGCGCATTCGCAACTCCGGCCTCAAACAGCTGGTAGTGACCGATACCATCCCTTTGACCGCCGAGGCCGAAGCCGCCGGCAAGTTCAAGGTGCTGACGATTGCCGAGTTGGTCGGCGAGGCCATTATCCGCAGCCACCGCGGGGACTCCGTGACCTCACTCTTTGTTTAG